A section of the Octopus bimaculoides isolate UCB-OBI-ISO-001 chromosome 17, ASM119413v2, whole genome shotgun sequence genome encodes:
- the LOC128249706 gene encoding uncharacterized protein LOC128249706, whose translation MPDGRESFNLCRILSICEQKIIKEKIKKNLILLFLHLTELRYFVQYPLRSIKGFDDLHRHFNVSPSECASLCLRNNDCHSFEYKREHRKCDLSTKTTSNQMLNVQEYWDLYILPSPVSDLFKYIPKHSIYGYDDLGRIFNATVEDCARECLKNRSCRSFEYKPQQSKCDLSTVTSKEKPITTKADWDHYEIDEDDKKIGKEGLCEVECDLTSQSNEGASGHIALMPDGTPCNINSQWRCLRGKCVVSILYSGLRCTAINTFKYQYLGSCFKTVCLGIHSIISETIVTRKFIFENI comes from the exons ATGCCTGATGGaagagaaagttttaatttatgtCGAATATTGTCTATATGTGAACAAAAAATTattaaggaaaaaattaaaaaaaacctaaTTCTTCTATTTCTACATCTAACAGAACTTCGTTACTTCGTCCAATATCCACTTCGCTCAATTAAAGGTTTTGATGATCTTCATCGCCATTTCAACGTAAGTCCCTCGGAGTGTGCGTCTCTTTGTCTGAGAAATAATGATTGTCATTCTTTTGAATATAAAAGAGAACATCGAAAATGTGATCTTTCAACCAAAACAACGTCAAATCAAATGCTGAATGTGCAAGAGTATTGGGATCTGTATATACTGCCCTCACCAG TCAGCGATCTATTTAAATACATTCCTAAACACTCCATCTACGGATATGACGACTTGGGCCGGATTTTCAATGCAACTGTCGAAGACTGTGCAAGAGAATGTCTTAAAAATCGATCTTGTAGGTCATTTGAATACAAACCACAACAATCGAAGTGTGATCTATCCACAGTGACAAGTAAGGAAAAACCAATCACCACAAAGGCAGATTGGGACCATTACGAAATAGATGAGGACG ATAAAAAGATCGGCAAAGAAGGTTTATGTGAAGTAGAATGTGATCTTACCAGTCAGTCTAACGAAGGGGCTTCCGGACATATTGCTTTAATGCCTGATGGAACTCCTTGTAACATAAATTCCCAATGGCGCTGTCTACGAGGAAAATGTGTTGTAAGTATACTATATTCGGGTTTACGATGCACTGCTATCAACACATTCAAATACCAATATTTGGGTTCCTGTTTTAAAACAGTTTGCTTAGGTATTCATTCTATTATCTCAGAAACTATTGTTACTAGaaagtttatttttgaaaatatttaa
- the LOC106872488 gene encoding A disintegrin and metalloproteinase with thrombospondin motifs 13 — protein sequence MTGLRITEKNVLYVVVLMSLTTGNFATRELFNEGFWYFNGFETLKSDNFTEFFLATVSSDSNPYNSGPSQISVNSSTKFLAIHTSQFSLLLDLWPPQSVIHPSAKVVVSDKNNEHEENIRFEPECFLSGKPQFGRGMVSLSYCNGLHGIIVTNGSDYQIIAPRSTCAENIYLIARRASSNLMQQVNKMEEARTTHEKLTIELALFYDQSVYNYLEEKTNSKSLKEKLQYLVAAWNTVQYEFNKENQLGYSIKLIIKYINIFRENPSWYKTNSFALALRSVCVWAEERKLNYDHIHIVTNSKNSNLLGLGGSGGICGGGRCAISKSIKWGDYDTLSHEIAHGIDIPHDGHPNCANYTGRSGVMGDRNTGWSVCAAKYFERWLKRGKGKCMQEENVSVSVTKGKTHSIVDTFGSGLLPATYTTPDDYCRIRYGKGFSYIDLYPKYKCGIISCAYLEKGNQYGRIRIDTGGTNGLSCGPQMVCRPNKRCESLNETNFWASAPVITGGWSAWSSYSPCDRKCGTGVTLSTRQCNNPKPVGTEWCRGSSVRAKLCNTHVRTIIILYKSCVAYTV from the exons ataatttcaCTGAATTTTTCCTGGCCACTGTTTCGAGCGACTCTAATCC ATACAATTCTGGTCCAAGCCAAATTTCTGTGAACAGCTCGACTAAATTTCTGGCCATACATACATCACAGTTTAGTTTGTTGTTAGATTTGTGGCCACCACAGTCTGTTATTCATCCCTCTGCTAAAGTTGTCGTCAGCGATAAAAATAATGAACATGAAGAAAACATTCGGTTCGAACCAGAATGTTTCTTGTCTGGAAAACCTCAATTTGGAAGAGGAATGGTGTCACTCTCTTATTGTAACGGTTTA CACGGAATAATTGTTACCAATGGCAGTGACTATCAAATAATTGCTCCTCGTTCAACTTGTGCTGAAAACATTTATTTGATTGCAAGACGGGCATCCAGTAATCTGATGCAACAag taaacaaaatggaagaagCGAGAACAACACATGAAAAGTTAACGATAGAATTGGCTTTATTTTATGACCAGTCTGTATACAATTACTTGGAAGAGAAAACGAACTCTAAGTCTTTGAAAGAAAAACTACAATATCTTGTGGCTGCATGGAATACG GTTCAATATGAGTTTAATAAAGAAAACCAACTGGGATATTCGATAAAACTAATCATTaagtatatcaatatttttagaGAAAATCCA TCTTGGTACAAAACAAACAGTTTCGCGCTGGCTCTACGAAGTGTTTGTGTTTGGGCAGAGGAAAGGAAACTCAACTATGATCACATACACATCGTAACTAA TAGCAAAAATAGCAACCTGCTCGGCCTTGGAGGTTCTGGAGGAATTTGTGGTGGCGGTAGATGTGCAATTTCCAAATCAATCAAGTGGGGAGACTACGACACTTTAAGTCATGAAATAGCTCATGG TATTGATATTCCTCATGACGGTCATCCCAATTGTGCAAATTATACGGGAAGAAGTGGTGTAATGGGCGACAGAAACACTGGATGGAGCGTCTGCGCAGCAAAATACTTCGAAAGATGGTTAAAACG tggTAAAGGCAAATGTATGCAAGAAGAAAATGTTTCCGTCAGCGTAACCAAAGGAAAGACTCATTCCATTGTAGATACTTTTGGTAGCGGATTACTACCTG CAACATACACGACTCCGGATGATTACTGCCGGATTAGGTACGGCAAAGGTTTCTCTTATATTGATTTATATCCgaaatat AAATGTGGAATAATTTCGTGTGCCTACTTGGAAAAAGGAAACCAGTATGGGCGAATTAGAATCGACACGGGAGGGACAAATGGTCTTTCCTGCGGGCCACAAATG GTTTGCCGTCCAAATAAGCGTTGTGAGAGTTTGAACGAAACTAATTTCTGGGCATCAGCTCCTGTGATAACAGGTGGTTGGAGTGCATGGAGTTCTTATTCACCCTGTGATCGAAAGTGTGGAACAGGCGTTACATTGTCCACACGACAATGTAACAATCCCaa ACCAGTTGGAACTGAATGGTGCAGAGGAAGCAGTGTCCGAGCCAAATTGTGTAATACCCATGTACGTACTATTATAATACTATATAAGTCATGTGTCGCTTATACTGTTTGA